From the genome of Natrinema marinum:
GCCGACGCGCCCGTTTCGGGGACCGTCTACGACGTGACCGAGACGGCGAACGGCCCCTGTGCCGTTGGCGACGGCGGGACCGTCCTCGGCCGTGCTGGCGACGGCACCTGGGGCGTCATCGTTTCGGACGGTCCCGGAGCGCGCGGCGAGACGCTCCGTGCGGTCGCGGCGACCGACGACGGCCGTCGGATCTGGGTGTCCGGGACCGGCGGTGCAGTGGGCTACTACGACCTCGAGCGCGGCGACCGGGTTGACTGCTCGCAGCCCGACGGGATAGACGTGACGTTTCACGCCCTGACAGTCTCGGGCGCTCGCGGTTCGGAGAAACTCCTACTGGCCGACGGCAACGGCGTCGTCCTCCCCGGCACCGTCGACGGTGAGAATCCGACGTGGGACCGGCGGACGACTCCCGCCGACGGCACCGCGATAACCGCGCTCGCGGCTGACGAGGCAGGATACGGCTACGGGGTCGATGGCAACGGAACCGTCTGGCAGACGACGCCAGCGGGCTGGGAGCGGATCGGCATCGCCGACGCGGAAGACAGCCTCTACGCGGCCGTCGCGTCTGGGTCGACGCTCGTCGTCGGCGGCGGAAACGGCCGTCTCTACGACCGCAACGAGGCCGGCGGCTGGACTCCCCACTCGCTCGGTGACGCCGGGATCGAGTGTCTGGACGCGGACGGAGCGACGCGACTGGCCGGCGGTGAGGGCGGCCTCCTTCGGGTCCGCGAAAACGAGACGTGGCACGAAACGGACTGGGACGGCGACGCGACGGTTCACGGCGTGCTCGCCGGTCCGCCGCACATCGCCGTCGGCGAAAACGGGCTCGTCCTCGAGTCGACAGACGAGTAATTCGGCTCGCGGTTACGCGTTCTTCGAGTCGCTCGAGTCGGGATCCGACGAGGAACTGCTCGAACCGCTATCGGACCCGGAGTCGCTCGACCCGTCGGGAGATCCGGAACTCGAGTCGTCGGTCGACTGCGTCTCTTCGCCGCCGGTTTCGGCATCGGTCGATTCGTTCCCGGAACCGTCGGTACCGGCGTCGCTCGGATCGTAGCTCTCGCCGCGGCCGTCGAAGTTGTCGCCGTCGGCGCTCGATCGCGCGTCGCGGGGCTTGCCGCGGGGGCGTTCGATGACGAGTCCACTCTTGCCGACGGCGATGTCCGGGCGATCCAGTGCGACGTCGTTGAGCACGCTCTCGGTCGGCGTATGCCGTTTCTCCCAGCGCTCGCCGCCGTCGATGCGCTGGTAGAAGGCGCCGGCGTCGCCGAGGGCCACGAGCTGCTCGTCGTACTTGTCGAACGCGCGGAGGGACTTCTCGCCGACGCGGATCGGGGTCCAGCCCCGGTAGGAGTCGTCGTACCGGTAGACGCGACCGTCGCCGGCGGCGACGTAGACGCGTTCGTCCTCGCCCGCCCAGATGTCGTAGAACTTTACCTGCGAGTTGACGATACCGATATCCTCCCAGCCGTCGTCTGCCGTCGTTTTGAACGCATTGCCGCTCGTGTCGACGGCGTAGCCGTAGCCGTTGGGCGAGGCCGCGAGCGCGGCGACTTTCGATCCCTGATCGTTGGGCTTGCTGGTGACGCCCCAGTTCACGTCGAAACCGTGGATCGTGACCGGGAGGATCTCGCCGGAACCGTTCGCGACGAGGAGCTTCTCGTCGCCGGTCTCGCCCGAGACGGCGAGTCCCTCCCACGTGCTCGTCATCTCCTTGGGATAGGAGTAGTCGAACTTCCGGCGCGTCTCGATGTCGTAGCAGCCGATCGCACCGCTCGAGCCGGCGAACCAGATCCGGCGGCCGTCGTCGGTGACGTCCAGCCCGCGGAGCTGGTTGCTCCTGACGTTCGGGCCGTCTTCGATGATCACTTCCCAGCCGTCGCCGCGGTCGGCGACGATGACGCCGCCGTCACCGATCGCGTAGGGGCCGGCGACGGTGCTCACGACTTCGAACAGATCGGTCTCGAAGGGCGTTTCGACAGCCTGCCACTCGGGGTCATCCGCATCGGGACCAAGTTCCCACATGCAGCCGACCGAAACGGCTCGGCAGGGATAAGTAGTGTAGACGCTCTAATATGTTGGAGCGAACCGTTCGGGTCGCGACTCGCGGTCCCACCGGGCGCGGCGTCGCGCGCCGACGACGGTCGATCAGTCCTCGAGCTGGTCTTGCAGCCGGTTTTTCGCCTCGGTACGGCGCTTCCGTGAGAACTCGGGCGCGTCGTCCGAGAAGTCTATCTCGATCTCGTCGAGCGTTCGTCGGTAGATGTTCGTTCGACGCCCCTCCTCCGAGAGCTGTCGCCCCTCGCAGGTCAACAGCCCCGCGTCGACGAGTTCTTCGATCCGGCGGTAACACGTCGCGATCGGTATCTCGATCGCTTCGCTCAGTGCCTGGGCCGATTTCGGCGTCCCCGCTGCACAGAGGATTTCCGCGCTGTATTTGCTCCCCAGCGCGGAGAGTACTGCAGCCGAATTCGCATCGTCTTCTTGTGTCCGACTCCGAGACATAGTTCCCTCGTTACCAATTATCAAAATTGAATCTTATGGTTATCGTGAGTCTTCCATTATATGGTATCCCGTAGCATAATCTGACGACCGGCAGAACGGAGCGACCGAGCGCGGCGGCGAGGCGAGCGAGACGCATTTGAGGTCCCGGCTCGAACGGCGCGGTATGAACGTCGCGGTCGTGACGGTCGGCGACGAACTGCTCGCCGGACGAACGACGGATACGAACGCAACGTGGCTCTGCGAGCGCCTCGCCGATCGCGGCGTCGGCGTCGAGCGCGTCACGACGGTCCCCGACCGGATCGGCGATATCGCTCGCGTCGTCAACGAGTACCGGGCCGAGTACGACGCCGTCATCGTCACCGGCGGGCTCGGCCCGACCCACGACGATCTCACCATGGAGGGCGTCGCGGCCGCGCTCGGGCGCTCGGTCGAGGAACACGACGCCGCGCTCGCCTGGCTCGAGGAAAACGGCTACGCGCGCGCCGATCTCGCCTCGGGAACGACGGAGCTCCCGGCGGGCGCGCGAGCGCTACACAATGAGGCGGGCGTCGCCCCCGGCGCGGTCCTCGAGGGCGTCTACGTGCTTCCCGGCGTGCCCGAGGAAATGAAGGCGATGTTCGAGACGATCGCCGACGAGTTTTCGGGGACGCCGACCTATCGGGAGACGGTCGTCGCCGACGAGCCCGAAAGCGCGCTGCTCGATCGGATCGCCGACGTGCGCGAGCGGTTCGACATCACCGTCGGGAGCTATCCGGGCGAGTCGGTCCGGCTCGAGCTCACGGGGACGAACGAGGAGACGGTCGAAGAAGCGGCCGCGTGGCTCCGCGAGCGAGTCGAATCGCCGGACGGCGAGAGTTAACGGTACAGATACGCGACCCAGACGATCGTTACCAGCAGGCCGAGGGCGAGCGCGCCCCAGCCGACCGCGGCCATCGGCAGTTGGGGATCCGTTTCCGTCGCGAGAACGGCGGCGTGCAGTGCGTTCATGGTCGGCGATCGGTCCCCGGTCCCCTTAATCTTTCAGAAATCGCGTCAGTCCCCGTTCGCTCGTCGGACTCGCGGCTCGAGCGGCCGACGAGCAGCGGTGGCCGCGGCCTCGTCTGTGAGCCGCAAGCCCGACGAAATCCCGCCCGAACGGACACGACACGGCTTTCCGGCTGGCGCGCCCACTGATCGGCATGGAGTCCATCGGCGTCGTCGTCAACCCGATCGCGGGGATGGGCGGTCGGGTGGGGCTGAAGGGGACCGACGGGAAACTCGAGGAGGCGCGCCGCCGGGGCGCCGAGCCGCGAGCGCCGGAGCGGGCCCGCGAGGCGCTGCGATCGCTGCACCGGCGCGCTCCCGATCTCTCCGTCTACACGGCCGCGGGCGTGATGGGCGAGCGCGCGGCGCGAGACGCCGGCTACGAGCCGACGGTCGTCTACGATCCGGCGGCCGGGACGGAGGACACTGCCGATGGGTCGGCAGGCGGCAGCGATCCGGCGACCGCGGAGACGACGGCGGCCGACACCCGCGCGGCCGTCCGGGCACTGCTCGAGCGGGGCGTCGATCTCGTCCTGTTCGTCGGCGGCGACGGCACCGCCGTCGACGTCGCGAGCGTGCTCGAGGCCGACGCCGATGGCGAGACGCCGATGCTCGGCGTGCCGGCGGGCGTCAAGATCTACTCGTCGGTGTTCGGCGTGACGCCGGCCGACGCGGGCCGGATCGCCGCCGAATTCGACCGCGTCGAGGCCCGCGAGGTCAACGATATCGACGAGGACGCCTACCGCGAGGGCGAGGTACGGACCGAACTGCGGGCCATCGTCCCCGTTCCCGTCGCGCCAGACGTGCAATCGGGCAAGCAGGTCTCGAGCGGGAGCGTCGACGCGCTGGCGTCCGGCTTCGCTCGCGAGGTCGAACCGGGCCGAACCTACCTCTTCGGTCCCGGCAGCACCGTCGGCGCGATCGAGCGGGAACTGGGCATCGAGCCGTCGCCGCTGGGCGTCGATGTCTGGCGGGCGTCCGAGGCCGGTGGGGGTGACGAGCCGACCGGTCGGGCCGGCGAGGTCCTCGCCCGCGACGCCTCGGAGGCGGCGATCCTCGAGGTCCTCGCCGAGCCGATCACGGTCGTCGTCTCGCCGATCGGCGGGCAGGGCTTTATCTTCGGCCGGGGGAACCACCAGCTCTCACCGTCGGTGCTCGAGCGGGCCGACGAAATCGCGGTCATCGCGTCGGGGGAGAAACTGGACGGAATCGACTCGCTGCGCGTCGACACCGACGACGCCGAACTCGACGACCGGCTTCGCGGCTGGACGCAGGTGCGTACGGGCCGATTTACGACCCGGCTGGTGAAAGTCGTCTGAGCGCGTCCGCGGTCGGCCGAGTTGTTTAAGGAGGTGCGCGAGGTGGGCAGATAACTCAACCATATAACGATTCGGCGATATATAATGACCATATAGTCAAGATTAAGGTGAAGTCGATCATAGAGGGGGGCATGGAAACGCGGAAAGTGCAACGACTCGGTCCGTCGACGCTCGCGATGACCCTCCCAGCGGAGTGGGCCTCCGAGCACGGCGTCGAGAAGGGCGACGAGGTGTCGTTACGGACGAGCGGCAAGGGCACGCTGACCGTGATGCCCGAGTCCGCGAATACGGAGGAGACGGAAGCCATTATCCACACCGACGATCTCGACGCCGACGCCGTCGAGCGCGCGATCGTCGCGCAGTACGTCCTCGGACGGCGCATCATTCGCATCGAACGCGAGGACGGCGCTCTCGAGTCGGCCCACATCAACGCCGTCTACCAGGCCGAGACGCAGTTGATGGGACTGGGCGTCATCGAGGAGACCCCAGAGAGCATCTCGATCCGCTGTTCGGTCGATCCCGAGGACTTCACGCTCGACAACCTGCTCGAGCGCCTCGAGCGGACCGGCCAGACGATGCGCGGTGAAGGGATCAAGGCGCTGGCCCACGGGAACCCCGATCTGGCCCAGCGCGCGCTGAACCGGGAGCGGCAGGCGAACAAGATCTTCGTCCTCCTGTTGCGCCTGATCTTCACGGCCTACCAGAACCCGAACCTCGCGCGCGCCGTCGGCTTGAACAGCGGCTTCCCGCTGATCGGCTACCGCTCGATCGCGAAGAACCTCGAGTTGACCGCCGACAACGCCGAGGACATCGCCGAGATCGTCATCGAGACCGAGGGACACAGCCTGAACGTCGATAGCTCGGTGATGCGTGACATCCGAGAGCTGAACGACCTCGTCGACGAGATCACCTCGAGAGCCGTCGAGGCGGCCGTCGAGCGCGACTACAACAAGTCCAACGAGGTCCGATCGCTGTTTCACGAGGTCTCCGACCTCGAGCAGGAGATCCTCGCCGAACTGCCGGAGATGGACAACGAGGACCTGTTGCGCATCCGCGAGGTGCTCGTCAGCCTCCAGCAGACCGCCCAGTACGCGATGCGAAACGCCGAGATCGCGGCCAACCTCGCGCTCAACGAGGAGTCCGAGCACACGACGATCAAGTGACCGCTCGCGCACCGTTTCGGCGAATCGCTCAGGAATGAGTGAAGTTAAGAGACCCCACACACAACGCCCGAACATGGCTACGCAATCCGAATCGACGGACAAAGGCGTTGGACTGGCGCTCGCGCTGGGCGCACTCGCGGTGATCGGCGCGCTGTTGATGCTGACCGGCGCACCCGAGATCACGGCTGCATGGGGCTTTGCCGCCGCCGTTCTCTTTAGCTCGCTGGCGGTCGTCGGCATCCACCTCTACTGGGACTGACTCGACGCGACTCGAGCGGGCGGCGTCCCAGTCCGGTTCGGCGCCGTCGTCTTCGGATCCGCGGGCGCGAGCACCGGTGGACCCGGACTGGTAGCCGTTAAGAGTTAAGAGCGACGCTGCCCTACGTCCAGTACGGACGATGACCGACTACTCCGACGAAGAGCGACAGATCCTCTCGCACCTCCGTGAGAGCGCCGCCCGCGGCGAGCAGTACTTCCGGGCGAAAAACATCGCGGACGCGATCGGACTCTCGTCGAAACAGGTCGGCGCTCGCCTGCCACTCCTCGCGGAGAAAGCAGACGAGGTCGACATCGAGAAGTGGGGCCGCGCTCGGTCGACGACCTGGCGAGTAACGATCAGTTGACCGCCCTCACCGCGTCGGCCGCTTCCTCCACCGTCGAACGCCACCCCCGATCCGGTCGGTACCGCTCGAGCCGGCATCGCCCGCCGGTCCA
Proteins encoded in this window:
- a CDS encoding winged helix-turn-helix domain-containing protein; protein product: MSRSRTQEDDANSAAVLSALGSKYSAEILCAAGTPKSAQALSEAIEIPIATCYRRIEELVDAGLLTCEGRQLSEEGRRTNIYRRTLDEIEIDFSDDAPEFSRKRRTEAKNRLQDQLED
- a CDS encoding competence/damage-inducible protein A encodes the protein MNVAVVTVGDELLAGRTTDTNATWLCERLADRGVGVERVTTVPDRIGDIARVVNEYRAEYDAVIVTGGLGPTHDDLTMEGVAAALGRSVEEHDAALAWLEENGYARADLASGTTELPAGARALHNEAGVAPGAVLEGVYVLPGVPEEMKAMFETIADEFSGTPTYRETVVADEPESALLDRIADVRERFDITVGSYPGESVRLELTGTNEETVEEAAAWLRERVESPDGES
- a CDS encoding WD40/YVTN/BNR-like repeat-containing protein, which gives rise to MWELGPDADDPEWQAVETPFETDLFEVVSTVAGPYAIGDGGVIVADRGDGWEVIIEDGPNVRSNQLRGLDVTDDGRRIWFAGSSGAIGCYDIETRRKFDYSYPKEMTSTWEGLAVSGETGDEKLLVANGSGEILPVTIHGFDVNWGVTSKPNDQGSKVAALAASPNGYGYAVDTSGNAFKTTADDGWEDIGIVNSQVKFYDIWAGEDERVYVAAGDGRVYRYDDSYRGWTPIRVGEKSLRAFDKYDEQLVALGDAGAFYQRIDGGERWEKRHTPTESVLNDVALDRPDIAVGKSGLVIERPRGKPRDARSSADGDNFDGRGESYDPSDAGTDGSGNESTDAETGGEETQSTDDSSSGSPDGSSDSGSDSGSSSSSSDPDSSDSKNA
- a CDS encoding DUF7123 family protein, whose amino-acid sequence is MTDYSDEERQILSHLRESAARGEQYFRAKNIADAIGLSSKQVGARLPLLAEKADEVDIEKWGRARSTTWRVTIS
- a CDS encoding DUF7525 family protein, coding for MATQSESTDKGVGLALALGALAVIGALLMLTGAPEITAAWGFAAAVLFSSLAVVGIHLYWD
- a CDS encoding ATP-NAD kinase family protein → MESIGVVVNPIAGMGGRVGLKGTDGKLEEARRRGAEPRAPERAREALRSLHRRAPDLSVYTAAGVMGERAARDAGYEPTVVYDPAAGTEDTADGSAGGSDPATAETTAADTRAAVRALLERGVDLVLFVGGDGTAVDVASVLEADADGETPMLGVPAGVKIYSSVFGVTPADAGRIAAEFDRVEAREVNDIDEDAYREGEVRTELRAIVPVPVAPDVQSGKQVSSGSVDALASGFAREVEPGRTYLFGPGSTVGAIERELGIEPSPLGVDVWRASEAGGGDEPTGRAGEVLARDASEAAILEVLAEPITVVVSPIGGQGFIFGRGNHQLSPSVLERADEIAVIASGEKLDGIDSLRVDTDDAELDDRLRGWTQVRTGRFTTRLVKVV
- a CDS encoding phosphate uptake regulator PhoU; its protein translation is METRKVQRLGPSTLAMTLPAEWASEHGVEKGDEVSLRTSGKGTLTVMPESANTEETEAIIHTDDLDADAVERAIVAQYVLGRRIIRIEREDGALESAHINAVYQAETQLMGLGVIEETPESISIRCSVDPEDFTLDNLLERLERTGQTMRGEGIKALAHGNPDLAQRALNRERQANKIFVLLLRLIFTAYQNPNLARAVGLNSGFPLIGYRSIAKNLELTADNAEDIAEIVIETEGHSLNVDSSVMRDIRELNDLVDEITSRAVEAAVERDYNKSNEVRSLFHEVSDLEQEILAELPEMDNEDLLRIREVLVSLQQTAQYAMRNAEIAANLALNEESEHTTIK